The genomic stretch ATCCGTATGAGTTTGATGCAACAGGTGAAGAAAATGGCACAAGCGTTGATGGACTTAGACGGCCAAGAGATGATCCTACTAAACCAGGATCGTTATTTACTAGTGAAGGTCTTCAAGCATCCTATAAAGATTTAGACCAAATCTTTGATAATTCCGATCCTGACACTTCTAGCGATGAAATCGTACGCATTgcctttccttttctctctctgaTATCTAATATTGCGTTTGTGATTAAAGTTAcaaattatacaatattttttatagaatttaaaCCAGCTTCAAGTACAAACTCCCCCAGAGTCGAATAGATCTGGTGGACTACATGAAGAAACCAGGGTAGATGCCAATAACAGACATAATAACCGGGGAGTTGGCGTGTTACGACCAGAAGAACTTTCCAAAATGTTTCCGACGCCACCATCCTTAGAGCATAATCCCGTTGCTTCGCCTTGTCAGTTAAACGACCCTTTAATGGACCAGACGGAACTTTCTGTACCTCAACGACCACTTAGGCATCTCCCCGACATTTATCCGAACATGGGATCTCCTCAAGAAGAACCAATCGATGATTGGTCCTACGTGTTCAAACCTACACCTATTTGTAAGATGGTTGGTTCTTCCAAATATGCTCCACTCACAAATCTGCCCAGCCAATCTCTACCACCTGTTACACTGCCATCGCACTGCGTATATAGATCTTCTTGGCAGTGCAACTCTACTTCCAACAATTCAGATAAACCACTTCCACCAACTAGACCTGGTTCAgttcaacaacaacaacaacaaccatgCCCCCCGAGTCCAGCACCATTGGGAGCACCATATCGCTCGGCAACTATATCCGGAAGACCACCGCCGCCGCCATATGATCAACCAAGTCCAGCTACATCTACCACCTCTTCCTATCTGAACAAAAATCTGAATAGCATCGAAGCAGACACACCAGGCCCTACTCGTGCGCCAGAATCGAACTCTCTCATAGTGAATATCCTCTTAGGTGACACTGTGCTTAATATCTTCCGTGATCACAATTTTGACAGTTGCAGTCTCTGCGTGTGCAATGCAGGTCCAAAAGTTGTTGGTAATATTAAAGGTGCAGACGCTGGTGTCTATCTTACCCACTCATGGTCAGGCGGAGCACTGTTTCAAGATGATGATCAGATTAGGTGCAGTTGTGGCTTTAGCGCGGTTGTAAATCGACGGTTAGCTCATCAAGCTGGCTTGTTCTACGAAGATGAGATGGAAATTACTGGTATTGCAGAGGATCcagcagagaagaaaaaagcgTCTCTAATCGCTGTAGCCTGTGGAGGGGGCAAATCGTCGGAAGGTTTAGACGTGATACCACCTAATGTGTTAGAATTGCTCAGAGAACAGTGCCTGATCATACAGAGCTCCGCAAGCAGTCTTTACAGAGCATCCAGGATCTATTCCTCAATGAAGAGCTACCCGATGCTTACGCCTACTGTGAATATGTTGGAATTCAATGATGGTAACGAAGTGTCGCTAGCAGCTCTCGATCAGGGTAAAATTAATGGTACACACAATGAAAGAACTAATCGTGTAATTGGAGTGCATCGATGGGTGTTCCTTAGAGCGAAAGGACCTCAGTGCAGTGGTGATATCGTGAGAATGATGAGAGCTCTACAACCACTGTTGCAAGATGCTGTGCAGAAAAAATGTACAACTCGAATGTGGGAAGCACCATATACCGTTGCAGGTCCCTTGACTTGGAGACAATTCCATCGTTTAGCTGGTCGCGGAACCGATGATCGATGTGAACCTCAACCAATACCTGCATTGGTTGTTGGATATGACCGAGATTGGCTGTCTTTATCACCTTATGCTCTAAGTTACTGGGAGAAACTACTCTTGGAGCCATATGCTGGACCAAGAGACGTCGCCTATGTAGTGGTAGCACCAGACAATGATTGTGTtattaataaagtaaaatcATTCTTCCGCGAACTATCAACTACATATGAAGTAAGTAAATGAATTTCGCATAACATATTAATATGTTTTTATCTTTGATTATAAAGCTATGATTTATTTTAGATTTGTCGGCTAGGAAGGCATACACCTATTTCGAAAGCGTTACGCGATGGTATTCTTCGCGTTGGAAAAGCATCAATACAGAAACAAGTCAAGCAACCAATAGACGATTGGTTTAAACTTTTAGGAGAGAACCAATTAGGAGAACTATTGCGATTGTATGCGCAAGTCTGTAATCATCGATTAGCTCCATATTTAACACAGGTTATTCAAGATCGAAGTTTGTTAGATCCTGGAGACTCGCAACCGACCAACAAACAACAACAGCCGCAAACAACTATTCCTGTTACTGACACAATGCCAGCCACACCTGATGTAATGACTAACAAACCAGAATCAGTTGGTACGTTTTCATATCAAGTACCTTTTTACATTGTAAGTTAAGTTACCCTTACATTTGTTTAGAGataaatttacatataaaaTTTACACATTTTTAGAAGGAGAAAATCCTAGAAGTGAAACACCGTCATCAAACACAACAACAAATACTAATTCTAATACCGGTAACACAACACCAACTTCACAAACTGCCACGATACACACTAATACAACATCGGGTCCAGATGAAGAGGAAATCGAGCCTCCAGCTATAGTCGTTTACTTAGTAGAACCTTTCTCATTGGGAGGTCCCGAAGATGCTGACCGACGAAGACTtgctattttagctttgttacGTGCATATTCGACAGCAGTTAATAGCATGCCTGAAAATCTTAGATCCAATATCAACGTTCAGGTAAGATTGAATTGTGATTTTTCTTACGTTTTGTTAAAAGATCTCGAGCAAAGGTAAAATGGAGAACTGAAGAAGTATTTCGCGCCGACTACATcttttctatattataataaaaacattcttgttataatttatatttttaaaattattatatttatatcaatttatattattttaattatattaatttatattatacacgTTAAAGCGAAATAATATTCAACGTTTTGTACATTGTACTTCAAATTAAGCAACTTActaatttattttccatttgtTTTCATCTTCAGATAATATCTTTGGAAAGTATAATGGAGTTAGGACGAGCTAGGGAAAGGCGCAAAATACAGGACGAGATGAGAGCTTTAGCGTTAAACGTGTTTCTACAGGGCCGCCGGTTATTAAATCATAACTCCACAGTAAAAAGTCTTACTGGTTTTGGTACCGCTGCCGCAGCAGACATTTTCCTTAAGAGTAAAGATGTAAGAtgcatttttgtattttgtgtAGAACTGTTCCCTTAAAATAGACAATCGCGTTGCCCATGTGCCGTTTAAGACGACGAAAGTAGTAAAAGTAAACAGGCCATGACTCGATCATTTTCAGTCTTATAGTAATACTCTTGCAACTATACATCAGGAACGAAATAGAGCCCCGTACCGGTTGTACTCACCCGCCTACGTCTTGGCTCCACTACGGGCGAAAAGCGAAGCACCAGAGTCTTTTGGCATCGCTGGACCAGAAGAGTGTGCAGTTTTGTATCTCAGCTATTGTCTTAGCGAAGATCAATCATGGCTGCTAGCAGTTGCAACTGATGATAGAGgagaaatatttgaaacagCTACTATCAACATTGATATAccaaatagaaaaagaagaaaacgcgcCTCAGCCAGACGAATTGGATTACAAAAATTGATGGATTTCATACTTGGTGTAATGTCTCAAGGTGTAAGTAGCTCACAACAAAATATCAAATGTTGTTTAAAATATTGAATcataaacattaaaaataatgaaaatataattgaattaaaaaatatatactcaAATTGGATGTTTCCATACTTAGGTACAACCTTGGAGGTTAGTAGTAGGTCGTGTGGGACGTATTGGACATGGTGAGTTGAAAGGTTGGAGCTGGTTACTATCCAGAAAAGCGCTTCTCAAAGCCTCTAAACACCTTAAAGAAATATGTGGCCAGTGCAATCTTTTATATCCGTCAGCAGCACCTTGTGTGCTTAGCGCCTGTCTAGTCTCCCTTGAACCAGATTCAACTCTCAGGCTTATGGCTGATCAATTCACACCTGATGAAAGGTTTAGTCAGGCGTCAGTAAACTGCCAATTATCTACACCACAAGATGTTACGTGCACTCATATTCTCGTTTTTCCTACATCTGCTACCACACAggtacaaatttttttttaagagaaaAAATTTAAATGTAACTGAATGTCTAAAAATGATCATTTTTCTGCTACAGTCATCACAGACTGCATTTCAAGAGCAGCATATTAATGGACCAGAATTAGGAGATGATGAGCTATTTTCTGCACTAAACGATGATATGCCAGAAGGTATGGAAGGCATGGGAGACTTCAATGACATCTTCAATGTATGGCCAGAGGCTGGTGCTGGTGGAGGTCAAAGTCCTGGTGGTAGCCCACATCGTCCTGAAGGATCCCCATTGGGTGGAGATGGTGGAGGTTCAGGATTAGGCAATCATGATGGTCCTGGTAGTCCGTTTCCATGTAGTAACACACCAAGAGtaagttaaatatttatacatattatctGTCTGTAAACGGTTAGTTAactgtaaaatttataattgatAGGTAGCAGTTGCTGAACAAGCAGAAGAGGTTGGAACTTTATTGCAGCAACCACTTGCTCTTGGTTACTTAGTGTCTACTGCACCAACTGGACGAATGCCACCATGGTTTTGGTCAGCCTGTCCCCATTTAGAGGGTGTTTGCCCAGTGTTCTTGAAAAATGCCTTACATTTGCATAGTCCAGCAATACAGCAGAATAGCGATGATCTATTGCAACAACAAAGTGCACTCACTGCTCATCCATTAGATTCACAGTATACCACCGATGTGCTCAGGTTTATATTGTTGCTTTCATTGACcgcatattttaatttttaatttaattactataattcaatataattcatttataaatatcaaaatctatcattttgttaattattattattaatatatttcagATATGTGCTGGAGGGATACAATGCACTATCATGGCTTGCAGTGGATGCGAACACGAAGGATCGTTTATCCTGCTTACCAGTGCACGTACAAGCGCTCATGCAACTCTACCATGCAGCGGCAGCTCTCGTCTGACCCACACCTTCTCCTTTCGTAGTGCAGTATGTGCACCTCTTTCATGCACTCCTTTACCATACCGCCACTTGGGGCTTTACGAGAGCAACTGGTTTCCTACATCCGTCTTCAACTGTTTGTTAGAGACTTTAAGATTTCCTGGATAACTGGGAGAAAACGATCCTTCAAATATTAATCGATAAACCTCCAATGCGAAATACTGACTTTTTTTACtcgattcttttttaaattaatacgatAATACGCCGCGATCGTAGCGTAAACTTGATGATTATCGATGCACAGTAATTCTTTTTAACGTTTTTCTATTCGTGTAATTCGTCAGGCGAAAAAAAAAGGTAAATAGATCGTATTTTGTGTTTTccgaaaaacaaaaaataagataACACGAGATACTATTATTGATGACCGTACATTGCCGCATACCAAATGGAATCTGATGAATGGGAAGTAAAATTGTATGTGCGAGAGATTGATAGAACGAATGAACATGTGCGAGAACGAAAGAAAGTGAATAAAAGAGAGCATGtgagagagaggaaaaagagaaagaacgaaTGCGCGCGTATAAAcggaaagaaaaggagaaacaaaagaaaacgcGCTATAAGAAATTAACTTACAATTGCCTCTCTGTCGGTAGATAGTTCAATTACAAATCAGAATCTCTAGAAAATTACATAACCAAAATGtttttaattgtaaattgaattttgtacaaagcttttattattaataacgacgaagtaatataaataatattacgttgttttttaattttatatagatgatgtaaatgaaaaaagaagaacggAAAAAGAGAGGCGATATACTTCTTTTTTACAAGTAAAAATGCCTCGTACAAGCCCCTGGTGTGAGATAATTgcatattatactatattatgcTCGCGCGGCACTGGGTCTCTGTTATCATGTTTCCTGGACCCATTAGCGCAATTTTTCGATGCTGTTTgacaaattttattcaaattaggtgacctttatatattatacatacattaatagtgtaaaatattgtttttaaataatttatgaagTGAGAGACATCGCCGAGATATTAGATAATTGAGAATGAGCGAAAAGAGCGCGAGAGAGTAAATGAGAATGAGAGAAGAGCACAGAGAGGTTTGTTCTCTATAATTTAGGAAACAGATGATTTCACATACAAACAAATGAGCGCGCGGGATGAAAAAGTAtataaggaaaaataaaaagacaaGAGAAGAGAATACAGGGCGCGTCTGAATGAAAGCCGATGATGGCTAATTGCGTCAGTCGCATAGTACAAATATGACTTGTACATAGCAATCCCTAATCCTCTCCCCCCTATAaagttaattggttaatttacTCACACACCACACTCACACTGTATCTATAGTATTTATTATCTGggtagaacatcattattgggattattattattattattattattaccattattatattaatattacgaaatacagttttatgtgtatatataattatatacctcATTTCACATGAAGTGTATGTATGTCTTACAGTTTTGATGTTGCAAGCATAGTAGAAACAGACTAACATTTTCATTTCTGTAAAATTTACCACTAGTTTAAAATTCACTGTGCATCATTTTTCTGGTAGTCACATTCTCGATATGTACAAGAAAGAGGTACATGTAAATTACTGTAAATTGGTGACATCGATGACGAATTATTAAATCATTATAGAATAATTCtcccatttttttttaaatgcttATGAAAAATATTGGAGAGttcgaaataatataaaattcattaCTCGCAAAAAATAACTAATCACAATAGAAGAATAAAACATCATTTCATCAGCTAATTATATATTTGGTTGAAATTACACTAGATTTTCTTGTATAAATTCATATGTGTACAGCGATATTAtcaagattaaataataaaaaataccaaTAATtgataatgttaataattaacaatatttcTAATGTGCTTGTAACATTTATTTGTAGAACAGAGTACACCCTGTCTTGCACTTgcgatgaaattataaatttctcaTCGTTACATATAGGTATGtataaacattatatatattacgaaatattttatatatatatcacaaATTTTATCTTTCAATGAATATATTAACATCTAATTCGTTGACCCGAATAGACTAGTTATACTCATACAAAATAAGGGAAAAATATTATCACTTGATTGAATTAATGACAAATTTAAATGCGTCATACCTAGAATTtccaaaatttaaaataattgaacAAAAATGTATCTTGAATATTTATCATAACCATTAATTTGTGGGAAAAAATTTTTATGTTGCAAAATCTCAGTTTTTCCTGAtttattaagatccaaaatatttttttctagtTTGATAATGTTCGTTTGGAAATTTATAAAGAACAGAATTATTCTTTTCATATTTCAATTAGGAATAATATGTAGACTAGTATTTAGTCGATATGGTGGTTGATTGATCTGTAGTAAGTTTTTCCACACCGTGTGTAATACCATACGGTCTTAAGTGGTAAATTAAGTACTCGAGAACATACATCATATTGGGCGATACATAGTGAAACGAAATTGCGCTATCAGAACAACAATTGAGGCCATCTTTGGtatcataataaatatatttccagTACCAGAAATTCTTATCTACGTGGTTAGGAATTAAATGATGCTCTGGTACAAAAGGGAAGAATCTTCCGCGACCATGTGGATCCCGAGTGTCCATTGCTTTGACATTTACTTTTTCCAAACACTTTCCCATTTCCACATCTTCTGCACCTCCATTATCCGATCGACATTTTGTTTGATCAGGCAAAGCCTCCTCTACAAACTTACGTAAACCTTCCTTGCTAAGTACATATCCTGCACCACCGCTCATATATCCTTGTTTCACAAACGGTTTAAATCTACAGCCAAAATATAATGGCGAATTTTGATCATAAGATGACAGCATATATCGTAAATTTTCAACCACCACATATCTGAAAAGGTTTTAATctcaattaatttttcattcaacaaattaatatacataaCTAAATGCGATTGTGTAACTTTAAAACGTTACTTTAAAAATCCATACTATAAATCTTTTgcgattttaatataatttcaacCAGATCTTACATAAATCATTTCAAAATTTGAACTAAATGTCTAActtaagatttgtaatttcAATAAACTACGTACGTATCATCATCAGCTTTCATAAACCAATCAACTTCATCTTTGTACTTTTCATAAGCATATTTGAAAGCTTCTTTGGTTTTTGCCCACAAGTTATCTCTCCCCTCTTTTACTGGTAAAACAATTGTGGGTAAATTTGCATCTGGAaacatattaaattacaatataatatacaatacatTACAGTATCATGTTAAAAatcgtttctttttgtttttattgttGTATTACAAAAGTATAATTTACCTTCAGCAGAGCTCATAAACAAAAGAATATTGCAACGTTTGCCCCATGTTGCTTTCACATGCTGTGCTTTACTTTGGTGATTTTTTGGACCAGTCATGATCCAACAAAGAACACGTACTTTCTTCGCAAGTTCTTGCGCAACTTTGTCTTCATCTTTATGAAAATCTTCATCTTTACCATGAAATTTTACCTCTATCTCTGGCCCAATCtatagtatttattaataagatCAAAAACTAAATATGAAAAGATTAGAAAAAGCAAAATATAAAGCAACTACCTCTGACTCCAAGTCTGAATAATGGTGTGGATCTCTTGAAAGCATAAGACCACCAGAAAACCAATTAAATATATATGGCACATTTTTTGTAGATGTTATTAAAAGGTACGCTGAGATAAATCCAAAAATTATACCCGTAACAAGAGTTAATACAAAATGCTTACCACTTCTAACACctacatataaaataatatttaaacaataaaaaGAGTTACAGAGAGAGTTACTTTGTTACATAAATGATATTGTATAATGGAagctaaattaataatattagttaatatcataaatttttaatatcagttTACCATTAATATTTGGAAATCTTTGCCGAACCATGATACATGTATAATACAATTAAGCTACTTTATCATTCAGTTAAAGTATTGTAGTCAacataattttatttccatttgtCAGCACATCAAACACACATTATACATGTTTAGTTATGTCATATTTCTGCAACATAAAATAGATTTTTCTAACttataataaattcttatttattaAAGGATTAATTACCTATATAATTGAAACAgtttaaaatcaattaattaaatgaaacaaagtaaattacacaatgcaaatttttgtaaagaattttaatattatcacaCAAATATTATAGTAATCAACACACCTGAGAATTTCTATACATACGAGTAAAAATCAAAAATTACTCCGACcatatttatgattttttattctttaaataGATCACTATCATTTGCTATATCCTATTTATATAACAATGTTATATCGCAATCTTTAATTGCTTAAATAAAATTCTGATCTTCTTAC from Bombus vancouverensis nearcticus chromosome 9, iyBomVanc1_principal, whole genome shotgun sequence encodes the following:
- the skd gene encoding mediator complex subunit skuld isoform X2 — translated: MTHPSHQTNGASLEDCHTNFFALTDLCGIKWKKLVWGEVAGDFGGTPLEDPVLSSFSRCLAGDILCVWRRVAATPATSGPATASATGAGIFDLGIAPSPAPPPLSLTAAKELWIFWYGEEPDLSGLVSPELIACESEQGSWESGLSYECRSLLFKALHNLIERCLLSRDFVRLGKWFVQPYDGFEKHRCSSSHLSFSFAFFVHGESTVCASVDVRQHPAVRHLTRTCLQRTQTSQSGVKVILAPYGLAGTLTGPVGRTDSQLLEEWKHFYPINGSNVETGLPSLVEVLVGGVRMRYPSCYVLVTDMDDTPSDTALSPPNSPASYEHPLLSQQDIRAATELPERVWAECTLSSPISASKTESSTEPGTWTFIDPTQKSSCTCSKYATPGGWKSLASSQVQRERVDKGGRRVVPFHRRSTTQWDACPSVPANAPRSVLNRTEAPSTPPGGPPSYSRGPPTGGDCLPVPSVGSPGSPAPSPLPTPHSEPASVPPAEPTMPTLSPQPPPSHTNTAPPLTPSQGPKSISSACNNQVHSPAPGPTLKRPVLTSRECEDIYLENEQSLPWLYDYSTQEAWLNHPVKRFKESNTSPVNVRSNTLYPPMNSQVPQSQTPKLEIKQEPNVNVGDCIGRRTDPYEFDATGEENGTSVDGLRRPRDDPTKPGSLFTSEGLQASYKDLDQIFDNSDPDTSSDEINLNQLQVQTPPESNRSGGLHEETRVDANNRHNNRGVGVLRPEELSKMFPTPPSLEHNPVASPCQLNDPLMDQTELSVPQRPLRHLPDIYPNMGSPQEEPIDDWSYVFKPTPICKMVGSSKYAPLTNLPSQSLPPVTLPSHCVYRSSWQCNSTSNNSDKPLPPTRPGSVQQQQQQPCPPSPAPLGAPYRSATISGRPPPPPYDQPSPATSTTSSYLNKNLNSIEADTPGPTRAPESNSLIVNILLGDTVLNIFRDHNFDSCSLCVCNAGPKVVGNIKGADAGVYLTHSWSGGALFQDDDQIRCSCGFSAVVNRRLAHQAGLFYEDEMEITGIAEDPAEKKKASLIAVACGGGKSSEGLDVIPPNVLELLREQCLIIQSSASSLYRASRIYSSMKSYPMLTPTVNMLEFNDGNEVSLAALDQGKINGTHNERTNRVIGVHRWVFLRAKGPQCSGDIVRMMRALQPLLQDAVQKKCTTRMWEAPYTVAGPLTWRQFHRLAGRGTDDRCEPQPIPALVVGYDRDWLSLSPYALSYWEKLLLEPYAGPRDVAYVVVAPDNDCVINKVKSFFRELSTTYEICRLGRHTPISKALRDGILRVGKASIQKQVKQPIDDWFKLLGENQLGELLRLYAQVCNHRLAPYLTQVIQDRSLLDPGDSQPTNKQQQPQTTIPVTDTMPATPDVMTNKPESVEGENPRSETPSSNTTTNTNSNTGNTTPTSQTATIHTNTTSGPDEEEIEPPAIVVYLVEPFSLGGPEDADRRRLAILALLRAYSTAVNSMPENLRSNINVQIISLESIMELGRARERRKIQDEMRALALNVFLQGRRLLNHNSTVKSLTGFGTAAAADIFLKSKDSYSNTLATIHQERNRAPYRLYSPAYVLAPLRAKSEAPESFGIAGPEECAVLYLSYCLSEDQSWLLAVATDDRGEIFETATINIDIPNRKRRKRASARRIGLQKLMDFILGVMSQGVQPWRLVVGRVGRIGHGELKGWSWLLSRKALLKASKHLKEICGQCNLLYPSAAPCVLSACLVSLEPDSTLRLMADQFTPDERFSQASVNCQLSTPQDVTCTHILVFPTSATTQSSQTAFQEQHINGPELGDDELFSALNDDMPEGMEGMGDFNDIFNVWPEAGAGGGQSPGGSPHRPEGSPLGGDGGGSGLGNHDGPGSPFPCSNTPRVAVAEQAEEVGTLLQQPLALGYLVSTAPTGRMPPWFWSACPHLEGVCPVFLKNALHLHSPAIQQNSDDLLQQQSALTAHPLDSQYTTDVLRYVLEGYNALSWLAVDANTKDRLSCLPVHVQALMQLYHAAAALV
- the skd gene encoding mediator complex subunit skuld isoform X4, coding for MTHPSHQTNGASLEDCHTNFFALTDLCGIKWKKLVWGEVAGDFGGTPLEDPVLSSFSRCLAGDILCVWRRVAATPATSGPATASATGAGIFDLGIAPSPAPPPLSLTAAKELWIFWYGEEPDLSGLVSPELIACESEQGSWESGLSYECRSLLFKALHNLIERCLLSRDFVRLGKWFVQPYDGFEKHRCSSSHLSFSFAFFVHGESTVCASVDVRQHPAVRHLTRTCLQRTQTSQSGVKVILAPYGLAGTLTGPVGRTDSQLLEEWKHFYPINGSNVETGLPSLVEVLVGGVRMRYPSCYVLVTDMDDTPSDTALSPPNSPASYEHPLLSQQDIRAATELPERVWAECTLSSPISASKTESSTEPGTWTFIDPTQKSSCTCSKYATPGGWKSLASSQVQRERVDKGGRRVVPFHRRSTTQWDACPSVPANAPRSVLNRTEAPSTPPGGPPSYSRGPPTGGDCLPVPSVGSPGSPAPSPLPTPHSEPASVPPAEPTMPTLSPQPPPSHTNTAPPLTPSQGPKSISSACNNQVHSPAPGPTLKRPVLTSRECEDIYLENEQSLPWLYDYSTQEAWLNHPVKRFKESNTSPVNVRSNTLYPPMNSQVPQSQTPKLEIKQEPNVNVGDCIGRRTDPYEFDATGEENGTSVDGLRRPRDDPTKPGSLFTSEGLQASYKDLDQIFDNSDPDTSSDEINLNQLQVQTPPESNRSGGLHEETRVDANNRHNNRGVGVLRPEELSKMFPTPPSLEHNPVASPCQLNDPLMDQTELSVPQRPLRHLPDIYPNMGSPQEEPIDDWSYVFKPTPICKMVGSSKYAPLTNLPSQSLPPVTLPSHCVYRSSWQCNSTSNNSDKPLPPTRPGSVQQQQQQPCPPSPAPLGAPYRSATISGRPPPPPYDQPSPATSTTSSYLNKNLNSIEADTPGPTRAPESNSLIVNILLGDTVLNIFRDHNFDSCSLCVCNAGPKVVGNIKGADAGVYLTHSWSGGALFQDDDQIRCSCGFSAVVNRRLAHQAGLFYEDEMEITGIAEDPAEKKKASLIAVACGGGKSSEGLDVIPPNVLELLREQCLIIQSSASSLYRASRIYSSMKSYPMLTPTVNMLEFNDGNEVSLAALDQGKINGTHNERTNRVIGVHRWVFLRAKGPQCSGDIVRMMRALQPLLQDAVQKKCTTRMWEAPYTVAGPLTWRQFHRLAGRGTDDRCEPQPIPALVVGYDRDWLSLSPYALSYWEKLLLEPYAGPRDVAYVVVAPDNDCVINKVKSFFRELSTTYEICRLGRHTPISKALRDGILRVGKASIQKQVKQPIDDWFKLLGENQLGELLRLYAQVCNHRLAPYLTQVIQDRSLLDPGDSQPTNKQQQPQTTIPVTDTMPATPDVMTNKPESVEGENPRSETPSSNTTTNTNSNTGNTTPTSQTATIHTNTTSGPDEEEIEPPAIVVYLVEPFSLGGPEDADRRRLAILALLRAYSTAVNSMPENLRSNINVQIISLESIMELGRARERRKIQDEMRALALNVFLQGRRLLNHNSTVKSLTGFGTAAAADIFLKSKDERNRAPYRLYSPAYVLAPLRAKSEAPESFGIAGPEECAVLYLSYCLSEDQSWLLAVATDDRGEIFETATINIDIPNRKRRKRASARRIGLQKLMDFILGVMSQGVQPWRLVVGRVGRIGHGELKGWSWLLSRKALLKASKHLKEICGQCNLLYPSAAPCVLSACLVSLEPDSTLRLMADQFTPDERFSQASVNCQLSTPQDVTCTHILVFPTSATTQSSQTAFQEQHINGPELGDDELFSALNDDMPEGMEGMGDFNDIFNVWPEAGAGGGQSPGGSPHRPEGSPLGGDGGGSGLGNHDGPGSPFPCSNTPRVAVAEQAEEVGTLLQQPLALGYLVSTAPTGRMPPWFWSACPHLEGVCPVFLKNALHLHSPAIQQNSDDLLQQQSALTAHPLDSQYTTDVLRYVLEGYNALSWLAVDANTKDRLSCLPVHVQALMQLYHAAAALV